The Trichoderma breve strain T069 chromosome 2, whole genome shotgun sequence DNA segment CACATTCTCCGCTATAAATTGCTCTCCAAATCCTATGCTTACGTTGAACTGAGGCTGGTGTGGTCCTTGAACGCAAACGTCCTGTCTACATACATACCTAGATGATAGCACTGAGAAGATGGTGCCCAAATCAGCAAGCATACCCAAAAATACTGCCAGCACAACGACATGGAAGCGACTAGAAGACCGTTCGCGACGTTTTAACTATAGTACACATGCGACACATCATTGAATCCCGCCTCATCGTTTCCCCAGACACACGGCCTCAAGGCAAAGAAATCTGACGGGTCAAATCCATGAATCTCGGGTATAATTCCCCGCCTCGACTCTCAGCTCACTTCCAAACATCATTTCAGCTCTCAGAGCCCAAACACCTGGTCGAACGCGCGTACACCAATGATTTCCACCCCTTACATGCAAGTGAAAAGGAGGCCCGTCACTGCCGCAACAGCAAACAATCCTATTACTATAACAATTAATTGTAAGGGGGGGGACGgcacagaaagaaaaaagaaaagaaaaaaaaagacgatCGTCTTATGAGGCCAGACCGCAACTGAATTGTCTTACCAGGTTTAATGCGGCTGAGGGAAGCTAGTGCAGGTACTGTAGCACAATCATACTCTCCCCTGTCGGCAGAATCCTCCGCGGACTCTCCACCTCAGCTTTCTGGGCATTAGGTATTGAGTTTCTCTCGTGCTACGACTTGTAAGGAAACCTTATGAAAGGTCTCTCCAAGTCATACGTAGGCAAAGTATATGGGACACCATATCTAAGTGACCGGGACGGGCCGCGGATGGACTTCCGAGCTTGATTCTggctgtctttctttttgctttattCCAGCCCACTCTCCCTTGCATTCGGTGAGCAATGTCACACCCAATCACATCAAAGTGGCTATTTGGATACAGGCTCTGCATCTGCCGTGCAGCCGAGAGGTGATGCTCTAACAAGCGGAGAAACTCGTCCATCTTTGGCGACCATCTCAAGATCATCTTATCTCCAACGAATCAAGCATCTCCAAAAGGCGATACCACAGGAACCAGAGCCGGACCACAGCGTTCGTCTGCCGGACTGCTCATCTCTTGGCTCACGAACCGTAGGCAGATTGAGATATGACACGTCAAGCGATCCGCCCCCCGGCATGTTTCTCAATTTTTGATGAATGGCTTAAAGATGGCGCGGTCTTGGCGCATAGGATTGTCCAGTAGCCGTCTTGCAGCCCGTCACACGGCAGCCTGCTTGCGCATAAGagtctctctttgcttttttcttgttgccAGGCGGGATGAGCTTCTAGCGGTGTCGACCACCGGTGTGATTGGGTGATTATACAGCAAAAGGGTGCGACTTGCAATGAGACAACTAGGCTATGAGAAGCACAGAATCCCTGTCACCGGTCAAGAGCGTTTTGCAACCATGATGGTTTGGCTGGTATTACTGCATGTTTGCGTGCTTGTAGAGAGGATTAATATAAGACAATACTAATATACGACCCCGACTAATATGCAAACTGCAGCGGCCACCACCGCCTTGTTTTAATCCTCGGCTTGTTTTAGTACTTGAATAAGAGGACGAATATTATGAACTGTCTCATTCCCTTGACTGTATAAGAGGAACCCGCGCCGTCAATGGAAGAGCGTCTGGTTCCATTCATCTCGTATTTCGTGCAGTCCTCCCATCTCATCGCTCTTGATCAACCACCACTCGCCAATAGAGCCACAAGACCCTCAAAATCGAAGCAGCCATGGGCGACAAACTGACATCCGCAATCCTCTCAGAGGGTTTCATGGGTCTCAAACTATTTGGGACTGGTACTCATGGCCAAATATACGGCGCCTACGACAAAAAGCTGGACAACATGGTAGCGATCAAAAAGCTCGATATTTCAACACCAGCACAAGGAGAGCGGTTAAAGCACGAGAttgccgccatcaagaaAGTCAGACATGTTAGCAATGCCACATATTAATCTTCCAAAAATCCTCATCTTTAAACTAGACTGATCGAATATCCCCCAGCGCAACATTGTTCCCATCCTTTACGCCCTTGTCCGACCCAGAATGGCACTCCTCGTCATCCCCCCGAAACCAAGCAACCTCCACGCACTCATCCCTCTACAATACGATCTAAACTTGAAAACATCCGCCTTCTACTGCCTGACGATCCAGATGCTCTCTGCACTCACCTatctccaagaagaaggcctgTCCCACCGAAACATCAAACCCACCAACATCCTCGTCGAGGCCAGCGGCCCAGGCTTCCACTTCCAGCTCACAGACTTTGCCCTCGCCCAACCCCTCGCTATAACCGACATAAATAAGACTTATTACAAGGCGCCAGAGACGTACGTCGACACATACCCCCTAACCACGAAACAAGATGTCTGGTCGCTCTTCGTGACACTGGCCATCTCCTGCTGTTACCTATCCGAAACGGAGCTCTCTAATAGACCTCCCTCAGCAGCGGCCTGGGCGGTTGTCGAGGCGGGAGTGCAAATGGGCGAgcttgaagccatggcgcaGCAGAATCCGACTCTGCGAGCGTCGGCGTCAGTCATGTTCCACCAGTTGCGACCCAAGGAGAGAGTAAACTCACGGGGTGAAGTTGAATATCCAGAGGTCAGCCCCGACTATGTCGGCTTATACGGCAGCGGCCGACTGGAGAACGACGCTGTGATTCCTCTCGGGCCAAGAGCAGACGTTCGAACCTTGACTGGGCCTCTAGGATTAGGATCTGGAGTGTCAGTACCAGCGTTGCCACCTGCTACGCCTGAGCCATATCAATATCTGCCGTCAGGTCTCGGCTTGTTTGATGAATCTACATCTATGGCAATCGAGGTTCCCAACGAGGCaatgccatcaccatcttcacacAGCGGATATTTTCAGCAGTCGCCAGACTACGAGCACTTCAAGTTCAACCAATACGATCCAGTCAACCAGCGCTGTCtagccagctgctgcaacaacacaaacacaaacacaaacaacaacactcCTCGATCGTTATCCTggacctcttcctcccagtCTCTCAGCCCACACGCGCCGAGTTTCGTCCCCGTCAGCCCTCCCCTCGCCCCCACGACACCGTTACCGCTTCGTGCAATAACACCTACCGAGACCTGGGACATATGGGGCGTCTACAAAGTCGCAAACAccatcaacttctccagcAAGGATTACGTGAGGCCGTACCCCATGGCCTGCGACAGCCAGGAGGACCAAGTCGTGGAGGACGTACCGCTCGAGGACTACAAGTGGactgaagacgaagatggacCTGTTGCAATTAACCCGTGGCAGTCACCTTTATTGAGTTTCATCTCTTGAATTTAGTTTCTAGTCAACTTGGGGGGGTATATAAGGGAGCATGTTTTTTGTTGTATAAGGCTTGGTGGTTTTGTTCcttctgtctcttcttctgtaACTATATTACTCACTCTTATTTATCAACTCTATTTTAATCAAACTCTTTCATCACATGCTAatcctcatctccatctccatccccaCATCTTCGTACATATTTACACAACATCGAGATATCCCTCAAAAATGCGTATAAATCAATCAAACTGATCTCCACTCCACCACGTCAAATTCCCTAATCCATCTCAAGGCCTAGCCTGTCTCTTAGTTTCCGGCCCTTGCCCAGCCccgtcaatggcatcatcgAACAAAATCTCACTTTAGATAGAAGATAAAAAGAGCTACCCCACCTCCCCGCCGATTCCTAATAACTAAtacgccatcaccatctttgcaTCGACTTTGCGCCAAACGCTGCCGCTGCATCCAAACTCCCTCATACCACTCAATTCGCTCACTGTGTATCCGTCCAGTTCCCATCTATCCCTCCAACTCAATATTCAACCTCAAACCGTCATCATGGCAGACAAGAAACGAGCCGTCGACTCAGACAAAGGCAAGTCTCGTCCCCTCAAAacctcaacaccaaaaaTCACCACATCTCCATCCGTATCCGTCCTCATTAGAAAACCAAAACTAACCGCCAAACAGTCTGGACAaccctcatcaccaacctcgCCTACCTCCCCGgcctcctcaccctcaacCACTCCCTCCGCGCCGCAGGCTCAAAATACCCCCTCGTCGCCCTCTACACAGACTCCTTCCCCCAAGCCGGCCACGACGCCCTCAAGCGCCGCGGCATCCCCTCCCAGCGCATCGACTACATCCTCCCCACCAACGGTAAAGACTACTCCAACGACCCGCGCTTCTACGACTGCTGGAGCAAGCTCGTGCCCTTCTCTTTAACTCAATACTCCCGCATCGTTCAGCTCGACTCCGACATGCTCGTCCTCCGCAACATGGACGAACTCATGGACCTCCCCCTCGACGACCCCCAAATCCACGAGTCCGGCGACAacacatcttcttcctccaagCGCGTCTTCGCCGCCGGCCACGCCTGCGTCTGCAACCCCCTCCGCAAACCTCACTACCCCAAAAACTGGATCCCCCAAAACTGCGCCTTCACAAGCCAGCACTCAGACCCCGATACCGCCCAAACAACCGGCGCAGACCCTGCCGTCGGGCCCCTGGGCTTCATGAACGGCGGCCTGCAGGTCGTCAACCCGTCCGCCGCGCTCTACGACCAGATCCTCGCCCACATGGAGGCCGACGCCGTCAACATGGACTTCGCCGACCAGTCGCTACTATCTGACCTGTACCGCGGCCGCTGGGTCCCGCTGCCTTACACGTATAATGCGCTCAAGACGCTGCGCTGGGAGGGCGTGCACGCCCAGATTTGGAGGGACGACGAGGTGAAGAACATTCACTACATTTTGAGCCCTAAACCGTGGGATGAGATCAACGATGAGGGCGAGTGGACGGGGACTGAAGAGTCCCATAAGTGGTGGATAGATACTAATAAGAAGAGGAAAGCCGCTGAGAAGGAGGCTGgcattgatgatgaattttGAGTATAGTACAGTAGAAAAAttgaaagaaaggaaaggagtgGATTGTGTATATTGGTCATGGATCAATTGATCCGGTTTGATTAGACCAAATTCTGTTTATGGGTAGGCGATTTTGGCTTACCATCTTCTGAGGTATTGGATCTCACATCAagatatgtatatatatgcatgCACATAGGTACTATAGACATCCAGGATACAAACCACAAAAAGCGAATAGACCTATTCTTTTGCACCTGCACCCTCGAGGACTTCAATTCACAGCTCTGTTTGTATATATCCATAACCCGCAGGCGCTGTCTATCTTGTAATATCTGTACTTTGCTTGGGCCGTCATTCTGTAAGTTATCCTTGTAATCCATCCCATTCCAAGCCATTCCAGTACTAtccaaataaaaaaaaggagggaatcaaaaagacaaacatCATTCTGTTCAGGTATAGTTCGATAATCCAAACGCCTTCCCAAACGCAAAAGAAATGGGACATTACTGTCATCAAAACCCCTCCGCCAAACTATGCTATGTACTGCCCTTTTAAAAAGGCAGTacaggaaaaggagagaattCTAACCCTGGCGCTTGTTCCCTTCGAGCAACGTGTGCCACCGCTTTATAAAACCGCCAGTTGCAATAAACTCAAAGATGCTTCTCCCAGGTATATAGTAGTCAGGTATCGTCAAACAtttgaacttttttttctcttctttttctcttattAGGGGAGACGACACATCTCTCTCCAGCATATGCTTAATGCCTCTTATATTTCTATCAGACTGTTAGCCAATTCTTTCTTCCATCACAAATTGCTAGGAACCAGGCTCTTACCTCGTTAATTCTGCGTTGATTGTGGGGATCAATCGAGTTCGTGGCTCCCATCAATGTCTGGCCAATGACCTTGGTCACACCCACTGCAGGTcggaagatgatggttgGCGCTCGTCGCAGAACCGCCCTGGCAGCACCGCTAGCTGACTGGCTCTCCATAACCTCACCTGGCACtgcgatgatggcatctcgTGCCAGGTTCACATCTCTGGCAAGTGATCTGTAACCACCCCGGATGCCTTGGATTACACCTGTGGGATGGTCTGCATACAGCGagatttgcttcttgtcgtcTGCATCCAAGTCATCGTCTTCCCAGCCCTCCTCAGGCCGAGCCCCGCCGCTGAGCATCTCCTCTGCCCCTTGTAGAGCGTACTGCGTGCCGACGGCCAGTTTCGCTCCGAATTTGACCAGTTCCGTTCCAGTCGTGCGAGCAAACGCCGCGGCTCCCTTGGATATGCTTCGAATGATGCGACCGTCCTTTTGGTATTCTTTGAGGGGGATCTCAACCAAATCTTTGAACCCGCTGCCAATGTTGACCAGGGATCTCACGGGTGCTAGACCTGCCACGACACCTGGAAGCTGCGTCTTTCTGACATCGGGCGACCAAATGTCGTTGAGAGTCTTGCCGAATCGATCAAAGCCGGTGACTCCGTAAATGATTACATGCCGGAGGACCATCCTAGACTCTTCCAGCGTGATGAAGTTCATAAACTCGGTCGTGTGCCCGGACCGAAGGCCAGCATAGTCTACTCGCTTCGGCTTAAAGTCTAGCTTGACTGGAATATCCATCACCTCGGCCCTTTGTAGGAAGGGCACATCGCTGGGTGATGAGTGCACCGGAACGCTATCGTCTTTGAATTCAAAGAAGCGAGTGATGAAGTCGAGAGCATCCTGGTCGACATGGAGTCTCAGGGGCAACACGGTCGCTCGAAGAACAATCTCTGATGCTCCTAGCTCAGGTAACGGCTTCACTGTGAGGAGCTCGAGATGCACCATGCTGGTTCCCATCTCACGCTCACCCTGATCCTGATCGTACGTTACAAATTTCTTCCATGTTGACGTGGGAACATGGTCAAAAATGTCAAGATTCTGAACCCGAACATCGATGCTGCTCTGCgtctctccagctccagcgggGAATGCAACCATGTCAACATTAACACCTTGGAGTTCAAAGGTGATCTTGTGGTGCTTGCTTCGTTGTAACTTTAAGCGCCGTGACTTGGGGTATCCTCGACGCATGGTCCGGTTCGTCGTGGCCGTCACTGCCGTTGTAGCGACAGACTCCGTCTCCGTTGCATTATCAGCAAGACCTTCGTTAATCGCACGAGCCAACTCCTGTGGATCTCGGTTGGCTGGAATTCCAATGTAGATGGAATTGAACAAAAAGTCGCCAATCGTCTCTTCGTCCTCGATTTCTTCCTCAAAAATCTGCTGCCCGCTGAGTCGTGCTTGTCGTTCGTAGACCTTTGCCTCTACGTCATGAACGGCTTTGCTGATAATGTCGCGCGTATGAGTCCAGTCATAACCGTCAAATAAGTTCCAGATGAGGTGGACGTCCCTTACAGATACCTTTAGGGGGGCGCGTTTCACCAAGTTTGCAGGGGCCTTGTCGTACGTGTTCTTGTTCGAGTTCCAAATTTTGGCGGCGTGCTCTTCGGCGGCGTTTTCCGTGTAAAAGTCATCTTGAATAAACAAATCATCGCTGTCTTCGGAGATGTAGCTGGTAGAAGTCATAAGCCCAGTGTTAAACACTGCCGAGTTGGTACCTTGCATCCGTGGATCCTGTGATGTGGCGGAAAGCTTCATAGCATCAAAGAGCTCTTCTCCCCCAAGCTCATCTCCGTAAAACTGTGACTCAACGCGAAGGGAGTCGCCCCCAAAGCCGGCGTCGGACTGactcttggccatctcctgTGCACCCGCAAAGTCTTGGTCAAAGTCGTATTCCCCTTCTGGCTTTCCAAATGCCTCGGCTGAAATCGACGCAAGCAGGTCTTGTACAGGCATCACCTTGGTCCTGTAtttgttctctttgcttggtggtgttggtggcgaAAGGGCATTTGCCAGACTTATCAGAGTTTGAGTTGAGTCTGCGCAAGTCTCTAGCACCAACAGGTCGTCTCGAACTTCAACCTCCACTTGCTTCTCACCATCTGCATTTGGGGCGACGCTGACGGTGACCTTTGCTGATGACATGTAGCAAATGTCAACGAACCCCTGAGCACACATTGAAACTACTTGAGgggatgctgaagaggacGCTCGGCGCCTTGCGCTTGAAGAGACGCGGTGATCCGATGTGCTCAATGAAGCATCATCCGTGAGCAGAATAGACGCCTTGTTAACGTCGAGACTCACGTTAGTAACCTCGTCCTTGGGGAGGACTACGGCAAGGCGAGCGTCTGTAAATACAACGACCATCTTTGATTTTTGGTTGAGTGGATTTAGGCCGATAAGACAGTCCCGAAACGACACATCCAAAGTCATTGGCTTACTCTGCTTCGTAGTGGACTGTGTCGGCGATGGGGGTTGCTGCCGTGCCAATGCTGCGTGGGCGTGATCGCCAAGACCGGCGACTGAGGCAGCAAGGCTGTCTTCAAAGTCCTGAGGAGTAGCGTCATTGGCCAGACCAAGAACGTCCATAATCGTTGGAACGCGGTATTCGATGCTGATGTCTTGTAGGTTCAGCTTCACAACGGGCTCAATGTCGTCCCCAATCATTCTTGCCATAATAACCGGGCCGCGGTTCGCAATCTCAGCCGAAGGATATAGAATTGAGGAACTGACGAGCTCTTCGGTCTTGTTACGCTTGATAGATATCCCCGAGACGGCAATAGCCACCAAAGACGGGACAGTAATATGCGCGGCCTCTAGCTCTTTAATGTCGCTGCTAAGCTGTCCAAGGGCTCCGCCAATGTCAACGCTCGCACCgaatttattaacttttgCAAGAGTCATGAGCCCAGGCCTATCATCTTCGGGGAGATATTTCGCCACGGTGGACAGCTTGGCCAATTCTTCACCCAGGGCTGGAAGAACCTCAAGCTGAGCCAAGTTTTTCACCCGCACATTCAGCGTTTCCACTCCGACTCTGAGTACTGAGCCTTTCCTTCGCTGCCGTATAAGAGTGTCAACCATGATCTCATCGCTTCCGTGGTCAAATTTGGCTTTGGAGGGCGTGATTAATCCAAGCAGTTTCTCAAGGTCCGAATCGTTTGGAGTCGTCACAAACTCCAACCGCATGCCGAGTATCTCCGTATTGATGGCGGGATCCGCCATGGAATTCTTTAGATACGGCCCAGACACGCGCATCATGCTACACCCGACTCCGACACCTTCCTCTCTGCTGATAAGCTTGATAGCATTGCTCTCGGCGACAAAGCTACATTCTTTCCCTAGGAGCTCAATGTAGGAGCCGCCTATCCGCATATTGACTTTATTTTCAGAAGTAGCCGATTTGTCGTCCGGGTTGATGGGTGTATCAAATCGTACACCTCTTGTTCGCTGGGTTGAGGCTGGCTTCGGTGGCGGTTTGGGTGTAGGTGATGGGCTAGAAGTCATCGAGGCACTCATATTGAGAAAGCTGCTCAGACCTCCAAACCAGCTAAAGGTCTCATCGAGTCTTTGCAAATCCATACGGAtagccaatggcagcgtcTCAATTTCTGTCTTGACGCTGTCCTTGGACTGTGTCATCTTGATGCCAACATCATGCCCGTTTGAAAGAAAAGTGTCCCTTACAGACGTACTCATGGGTCTAGCTTTGTCAAAAGAGATAATGTCGTCATTGGTATATCCGAAACGGAAAGTTTCCAGATCAATCGTTGTCTGGATGGCATCCTGCTTCTCTGGCTTACCTCTTCCGGCGGGGTGAGCAGTCACCTTGACAGGTGACACGGAGATAGCCAAATTCCCCAATGTTGCGTTGAGAAGAACTTCATGGTCGAACATGAATACTGAGGGGTCCAGGTGGCGATGAGGAGTGTCTGTCACCCCACCAAGTCGACTCAGGAAATCCAAAGATATCTCTTTAACTGACACCTTGATTTCCGGCACCTTATCTGATTGCTGCGCATTATCAGCGCCCTTGCTTGGGGCTTTGACCGGATTTTCATTTTTCACTGCCTCGAGAAGTTTTCCAACAATCATGGCAAGCACAAATGCCAGAGAAGCGTCAAAACGGATCGAAACTGGGGACAGATCGACCTCCAAAACGTTATCAACGCTCTGAGTTCGTCGTATGTGAGGCCTGTGATCGAACACAGAACCAGATGCTGGTGCATGCACGGAGAAGGCTCCGGGAGCCTGAGGATAGACCGAATTGCTCATCGCCCGGGCAAGTTCCGCAACCGATTCAGAAgtgtcttcttccatttctatATGTTGATGTGTCGTAGGTATATATACGGAAATTGTCTGAAGATGTAAAATTTCCTTGACAACTCGTGTTGGCCCTTTTGGAGTGGCGGCATCCTCGTGTTGTGACTCCTCATCCGTTTCCATGGGGCTGTTCCTTTCCTCAGCTGTTGGAGTTGGTTTAATTGCTGGAGAGCTTGGCTTCCCTTGTTCAACTTCGAACTCGGCTTTGGGCTCGGCTTCAGATTCAAAAActggttgaggttgaggctctAGTATATCTGCCCTGGGAGGGGAATGCTCCTTCGTCACGGCATTATGGGACATTGTTCTGTCAGATCCGGATGAGCCTTGAGAGGCATTGTCATCCCAGCCACCAGGCATGGCGGACTTGGGAGACGCATATGTAGGCGGAGATTGGATACCTCGCcttggagaggctggaggGGTCCGAGCGAGCTCTGTTGTTTGTTCTTCTAGTGGTAGGGCCGTTTGTTCAACAGATTGTTCGACAGCTGGATCAACGGGTGGGGGAAGTGTGTGTTGAGAAATTTCAAGTCCTGATATGTCGGCTTGACTCTCTGCTTTTGAGAAAGCACTCATATACATGCTCTCAGCTTCCTCATGGGTATATAGATGTGATTGCGAAAGATCTTCAGCCAGATTCCCTGGCCCATAATTACCCTCGGGCCCAAACTCCGTGGAAGAGTGAGTGCCAGACGGCTCAAAATCTTCTTGCTGTCGCGATAAGGAATAGGTTGACTTTGAGATCTGCTCCTCCATGTCTTGTGATCTTGACAGCCCACTATCAAACAATCTCCTTGCGGGTGATGAGGAATTCGATTCAGGGTCTTCGGGCGAGTGAAATACTGCGTTATCAGGGGAGTTGAATTCTCGGGATAGCGAGGCGCGGGGAGTTGAAGGGCATTCATCGTCCGGCACACCCTCATCCTGATAGTCGTCGAGGTCGTATGGAATTCCAAGAGCCTCTTCGCTATCTCCCAAAGGATAGCTGGGTCGATCCAACTCAGCCATTTGATCTATAAAACTCGAATGTAGCGATTGGATAGAAGGATTACTGCTGCCTTGTGATGTCGACATGCGCTGGCTATGAACGCTTCCTCGAGGCGACTGCGACGAGTGGCCAGGGAACCCTCGCCGGGAGGACATCATCGACGGTGTGAAGGAAGGCGCAAAAGCAGGCGTTTGCAGACTTTCCACAGACAAGGAAGTAGCTTGCCTCGAAGGTGGATTCCTCGTATTAAGAGGTGAAGATGTTGCCGATGGCGAAGTCATGGAAGACGACCGAGTCAGGGTAGAAAAGACGTTGGCCTCAGATATTAGATAGGCGCGGACATTGTCAAGAGAGATCTGCCGTTTTCCTTCCTTGGGTGCTGCTACGGCGGACGCTCGGGATTCCTCGCTCCTCGTGGTAACACCCTCGATGTCGATGCCTTCCAGGGCTATTTGGAAAGACACAGGTTctgttgttgatgaactCATATCCACCGGAATATCCATATCTAACTGGAACCCCACCCCTTTAATCCTTATCTGCATCCGATCAACGATTCCTTGTAAAAAGCCAGCCAGGAAGCCCGGCAGCGACAAGGGCTGCCCAGTGCCCACGATCGGTTCATCTTCGCTGCTGTCATCGCTCATGGAAGTGGATGCGCCGAGATCTTGTGTTTCTGCAGCTAGCGCCGCTTCGAGCTTTCTTCGCTCCGACGATGGCTGCGTTTCGAGGAATGATTGCGCAAGATCAACAGTATTCGGAACTGCTGAGgtatcgtcgtcgttgttggCTGCCGAAGTTGAACGGCCCGATTTGGACTTGGCACCGGTTGTCACCACTTTCAACTTGACATCCACGCCATCAACTTCGATAGATATGGGGCTCGTGTAAAAGTCCATCGGAATGGTAACTCGGAGGAGTAAGACCTTGGCTTTCTGTATCGCAAACGTCTcgggcagcttcagcagcttctccagttTCTAAAAGTTGATGTTAGTCTCTTCCCCATTGTGTCCAACGGCCTGACGGTCCTTCAacggagaagcaaaagactCACATC contains these protein-coding regions:
- a CDS encoding glycosyl transferase family 8 domain-containing protein translates to MADKKRAVDSDKVWTTLITNLAYLPGLLTLNHSLRAAGSKYPLVALYTDSFPQAGHDALKRRGIPSQRIDYILPTNGKDYSNDPRFYDCWSKLVPFSLTQYSRIVQLDSDMLVLRNMDELMDLPLDDPQIHESGDNTSSSSKRVFAAGHACVCNPLRKPHYPKNWIPQNCAFTSQHSDPDTAQTTGADPAVGPLGFMNGGLQVVNPSAALYDQILAHMEADAVNMDFADQSLLSDLYRGRWVPLPYTYNALKTLRWEGVHAQIWRDDEVKNIHYILSPKPWDEINDEGEWTGTEESHKWWIDTNKKRKAAEKEAGIDDEF
- a CDS encoding protein kinase domain-containing protein, encoding MGDKLTSAILSEGFMGLKLFGTGTHGQIYGAYDKKLDNMVAIKKLDISTPAQGERLKHEIAAIKKVRHRNIVPILYALVRPRMALLVIPPKPSNLHALIPLQYDLNLKTSAFYCLTIQMLSALTYLQEEGLSHRNIKPTNILVEASGPGFHFQLTDFALAQPLAITDINKTYYKAPETYVDTYPLTTKQDVWSLFVTLAISCCYLSETELSNRPPSAAAWAVVEAGVQMGELEAMAQQNPTLRASASVMFHQLRPKERVNSRGEVEYPEVSPDYVGLYGSGRLENDAVIPLGPRADVRTLTGPLGLGSGVSVPALPPATPEPYQYLPSGLGLFDESTSMAIEVPNEAMPSPSSHSGYFQQSPDYEHFKFNQYDPVNQRCLASCCNNTNTNTNNNTPRSLSWTSSSQSLSPHAPSFVPVSPPLAPTTPLPLRAITPTETWDIWGVYKVANTINFSSKDYVRPYPMACDSQEDQVVEDVPLEDYKWTEDEDGPVAINPWQSPLLSFIS
- a CDS encoding autophagy-related protein, with translation MAGLFQSFRSSSMPKRLLRYALSRLELLDSDALDMDNLDLAIGRNTVFEFRDVGVQLDKLEKLLKLPETFAIQKAKVLLLRVTIPMDFYTSPISIEVDGVDVKLKVVTTGAKSKSGRSTSAANNDDDTSAVPNTVDLAQSFLETQPSSERRKLEAALAAETQDLGASTSMSDDSSEDEPIVGTGQPLSLPGFLAGFLQGIVDRMQIRIKGVGFQLDMDIPVDMSSSTTEPVSFQIALEGIDIEGVTTRSEESRASAVAAPKEGKRQISLDNVRAYLISEANVFSTLTRSSSMTSPSATSSPLNTRNPPSRQATSLSVESLQTPAFAPSFTPSMMSSRRGFPGHSSQSPRGSVHSQRMSTSQGSSNPSIQSLHSSFIDQMAELDRPSYPLGDSEEALGIPYDLDDYQDEGVPDDECPSTPRASLSREFNSPDNAVFHSPEDPESNSSSPARRLFDSGLSRSQDMEEQISKSTYSLSRQQEDFEPSGTHSSTEFGPEGNYGPGNLAEDLSQSHLYTHEEAESMYMSAFSKAESQADISGLEISQHTLPPPVDPAVEQSVEQTALPLEEQTTELARTPPASPRRGIQSPPTYASPKSAMPGGWDDNASQGSSGSDRTMSHNAVTKEHSPPRADILEPQPQPVFESEAEPKAEFEVEQGKPSSPAIKPTPTAEERNSPMETDEESQHEDAATPKGPTRVVKEILHLQTISVYIPTTHQHIEMEEDTSESVAELARAMSNSVYPQAPGAFSVHAPASGSVFDHRPHIRRTQSVDNVLEVDLSPVSIRFDASLAFVLAMIVGKLLEAVKNENPVKAPSKGADNAQQSDKVPEIKVSVKEISLDFLSRLGGVTDTPHRHLDPSVFMFDHEVLLNATLGNLAISVSPVKVTAHPAGRGKPEKQDAIQTTIDLETFRFGYTNDDIISFDKARPMSTSVRDTFLSNGHDVGIKMTQSKDSVKTEIETLPLAIRMDLQRLDETFSWFGGLSSFLNMSASMTSSPSPTPKPPPKPASTQRTRGVRFDTPINPDDKSATSENKVNMRIGGSYIELLGKECSFVAESNAIKLISREEGVGVGCSMMRVSGPYLKNSMADPAINTEILGMRLEFVTTPNDSDLEKLLGLITPSKAKFDHGSDEIMVDTLIRQRRKGSVLRVGVETLNVRVKNLAQLEVLPALGEELAKLSTVAKYLPEDDRPGLMTLAKVNKFGASVDIGGALGQLSSDIKELEAAHITVPSLVAIAVSGISIKRNKTEELVSSSILYPSAEIANRGPVIMARMIGDDIEPVVKLNLQDISIEYRVPTIMDVLGLANDATPQDFEDSLAASVAGLGDHAHAALARQQPPSPTQSTTKQSKPMTLDVSFRDCLIGLNPLNQKSKMVVVFTDARLAVVLPKDEVTNVSLDVNKASILLTDDASLSTSDHRVSSSARRRASSSASPQVVSMCAQGFVDICYMSSAKVTVSVAPNADGEKQVEVEVRDDLLVLETCADSTQTLISLANALSPPTPPSKENKYRTKVMPVQDLLASISAEAFGKPEGEYDFDQDFAGAQEMAKSQSDAGFGGDSLRVESQFYGDELGGEELFDAMKLSATSQDPRMQDDFYTENAAEEHAAKIWNSNKNTYDKAPANLVKRAPLKVSVRDVHLIWNLFDGYDWTHTRDIISKAVHDVEAKVYERQARLSGQQIFEEEIEDEETIGDFLFNSIYIGIPANRDPQELARAINEGLADNATETESVATTAVTATTNRTMRRGYPKSRRLKLQRSKHHKITFELQGVNVDMVAFPAGAGETQSSIDVRVQNLDIFDHVPTSTWKKFVTYDQDQGEREMGTSMVHLELLTVKPLPELGASEIVLRATVLPLRLHVDQDALDFITRFFEFKDDSVPVHSSPSDVPFLQRAEVMDIPVKLDFKPKRVDYAGLRMVLRHVIIYGVTGFDRFGKTLNDIWSPDVRKTQLPGVVAGLAPVRSLVNIGSGFKDLVEIPLKEYQKDGRIIRSISKGAAAFARTTGTELVKFGAKLAVGTQYALQGAEEMLSGGARPEEGWEDDDLDADDKKQISLYADHPTGVIQGIRGGYRSLARDVNLARDAIIAVPGEVMESQSASGAARAVLRRAPTIIFRPAVGVTKVIGQTLMGATNSIDPHNQRRINEKYKRH